The Gymnogyps californianus isolate 813 chromosome 6, ASM1813914v2, whole genome shotgun sequence genomic interval TTGTGATTTTGCCTTTTTGGGAGAAAGAGTTGTTGTACAAACGCTGTGACAGACTGTTATAAAATTTACTACTAGGGTTTTCATCTATTgcctaccaaaaaaaaggacaaaaaagcaATTTCCCAAACTAAAAATGACTGCACACAAAGTCAAATTGTTAGTGTCAGTAGTAGGAGCACACGCCTGGGGTTGCAATGAAAGGCAATGTAATATTCTTTTCAATGTGACTGACAGAGTCACCGCGACTGGCAAAAGATGCAATTCTTGCAAAACAATGTTCCAAGAGCCTATGACAGGATAAAAGTCTCTTCTAGGTTTCAGTAAAAGTCAAGATTTGCAGGTGGGAAGACAAAAACCCGTGAGATTACAGTTGTGCTAGCTCACGCTGCATTTTGGGACAAAGTTTTTAATTGTTGTGTTTAATTGTCTTTTCTCTTCAATggaaagcaacattttaaacagGTTATGTCTAATTCAGAATAGACAATGCCAATTCCATGATTATACCCCCTCAGATTTTTGTATGCCTGGCATTAAGAGATTTGATTGCTTTCAACCTTTTGAAACGCAGTGAGGCACTTCagtcaaaatgcaaataaaatacttcaaattatTAAGATGTAGGCTGttataaaacttcagaaatacaatacgaagataaggaaaacaaactgtgtTAATACTTACAGGCAAAATGTCTTTATAGTGTAGAAGGTTTTAGAGAAATTCACCTTTAAGTATTTCCAGATTCCCTGTATTGCCTCCTGCAGCAAAACACGATGTGTCCTTGCCCTGCATTGTGACTGCCTTCTTATAGTCCTTGTATAAACACCCTGAAATATGACCCACAAGGAAATTGCCACAGGAAGCAAATTAAAGACTGTTCTGAAAGGGGAAATCCAGAAGATTAATATTCACTtacaagcaatgaaaaaatatgcaCATTTGAGGCAGCCATAAATGTCTCCTATGCAGAAAAAAGCCTGGGGACAGCTTGTTTTTGTTGGTTCAGCTTTCTAAACAGTCCCTTCATTTCCCCTGAGCTGTGTCTAAAATATAATATCCACCCATGACGGGAAGATAAAGCAACATTAGGAACCCTAAAAGATCATAAAGTACCATAAAATGTAACCAAGTTCAGATTTAAAGAACAGCATTTACTAAAACATACAACGGTGAAGCAGGATTTCTTATGCTCCCTATGTAATGACAATGTACTTTCATTGTAGGGTCAGTGTCTGTCTTGGTTATAGGTGAATTTTTTGGATTCTCTCCAGAAACATCCAGCATATCATTAATGATAATGATTTTAGACAATAAACCATGTGGCTAACCGTGCAGATGGCAAGGGAATTGCTTTTAGACAGAAAATAGTTATAAATTTGACCAGGAAATAAGCCAAAATGCCCTACAGCTAATAAGTCACTATTCAGCTACGTGGCCTCGCTCAAGTGAATGAGTCAGGCTTCCTTATTCTGAATGGGTTCCTTCAGGCTCTTGGGCTGGTGCAGCCCTCAGCATGTAAACGTCACCAGTCAGACGTGATGTCTATCAGTgggaaattttcttcttaaatagTATTAATGTTTTTTGGACATGATCTAAAGCAATGCTCCATCTAGCAGAGACACTGGTCCCGACACAAgggaatgtttttctctctttctttcactACTACTCTAAGTTATCTTTCCAAGTTGCTTTCCTCTCTGGCAGTGTCTTCAGGTATTTTATGCTGatctttttatatttcatatacCAGAACTAGCCCAAAGGTTGTTTAAGATTCAGCCTCaacttcttcctttcactgTAAGTTAGCAGGTAGAATTGCTGTGCTCCTTTGTGCCATACTATCATCTTTTTCCAGGAAACCTTGGAGACCTCTTGCAAATGTTGAGAGTGCCTTGTTGGCTTGCCACATTAGAGCACTGAAGAGCTTCAAATAACATTActactttgccttttttcttagACAGACAGCTACAATTTCACCTATTAGTTGGAAATTCCCAAGCTGTCCTTATTTAGTGTCCGTCATGGTAAATGTACAACAAAATCTGATAAAGACCCGCTCTGTCcaccgttttttttttttcttttagacagTATGTCCAATAGGGCGAATAGTTTTTCCTACTCATAGAGGAATCTCACTAATATTaactcttctgattctttctcAGCAGTCCCTTGTAGGCTGGACCAGGGActatttttagtaattttcatattttcccaATGCTTCTAAGCTAAGATAAATTTTCtatagcttttttaaaataaaacatcattcTCATTCTCAAAcaacctttaagaaaaaagcactATACAAGGAAATGTGCTCCTTACCTGTTACGCTGTTGCATTCCTTGGCATTActttaaaaacttaaattacCTGTTTCAGAGCCCCTACTTGCTCCTTTATTGTTCCCAAGGCTCTCCGGCTTCAGAGCTACAATGTATCTGAATAAAAGGATAGTTTTGGAGACAGGGGAATGTTgttaacagaaatttaaaaccaGGCTAAACCTTAAGCAAATAAACACTAATGAACTATAAAGACTGCAAAGACCTTCCAGAGAATACTGAAATGTTGACTGGACACATTTCTCATGGCAAAACAGGAATATGTCTAAAGCCAGAAAATAGTTTAAGGTGGAGCTATTTGCCAGAAGTAATAAGAAGAACATTTTCATATGAACTGCTAGACCACTGTACAGTTTACCgtataaagacattttatacACAGGGCAAGATTAAGCACTGGTAGATCAGgatatttccattaaaatatgttCAATAATTTTGGTTTACTCTAAGAGAGGATGTGGCCTGCCTAACCCAAGTCACCCAATGCCAGCTTACTTTTCTAAACTACTTTTCAACTGACGCTGTAAACATCATCTTGAAAAGATACCAAAGACCATCTGCATTCTTGGCTGAGCAAGGTTTTGGGATGTATTTTGGTTGGTTTTCACTTCACCAGATTGAGTGACAAACATGCAGATATTCataggaaatttaaaaaaaaggtctttattGATTTCATGCTCAAGACGTCCATAAAACAATCATTTATTTAATTCAAACAACTGTAAATTTgacttatgaaaaaaaatatatgccCCACTATGCCACAGtatttgtaagaaaattaacttaatAATCTGGTAACTTGGCTTTAATAGTATGCACTTACTTTCTTAGAAGATTTCAAAAGAATATAGAATACATTAACTGGGAAAAGGGTGAACAACTAATCATTTATCAGTTTAACCAAATCATTAAACTTACTTTTTTGAGCTAGCTACCAACtttaaagagaatataaaaGTAGGAATATAAACATCACCGACGTAActccaaaatacaaaatcaaGACTGTACAGTAACTAAAAAGGCACTTCTGGTTTCTGATTCAAGTAAGTATTTCCAGTCTTGGCAAAATTCCTCACAAATAGAAGCTGTATCTAAACATACATTTGTTACTGGAACATATAATTCTATGATTTCaacattaaattttaatgttttataacAAAGCCTTGGCATTAACTTTCTGTTGGTTCAGAACTTCTGAATCAGCaagcagacatttttatttctgcaagaagaaaaactgcaatACCACTGGTTCAGGTCGTTCTATCAGTTAATTGTCATTTGCAAGGCAAAAATCTTTACAGTGGTGCTTTAATAAGGCATCATCCAATTACAGTTTGCCAATCTTTTacaaagattttcattttgatttttctatttgttaCATTTCCATATTATTCAGGTCAATCatctacaaatatttattttttatttatccatCTTATGCTAGAGTGATAACTAAGTAAATTGACTTCCAGATTAAGCACAGAGCAACCATTAGTCTTCATCAATAATGttcataaaaaggaaattaatatattAGACTAAGAAACACCCTTTTAAATAGCTACAAACTGTTTCATCACTGGACATACTCATAATATGATGGTCTTTGGAAATTTCCGAGGAAGTTACGGTTCCATGAGctagcagtgaaagaaaagatggagTCTCAcgatttaatttttttgttcttaatttacAATCTGTTTTCTGGAATAAACCTTTATGGGTCAGGTAGCTGACTCTCGAACATCTTCAGTAGCCATAAATCATGACAGCCACACTAAGGGAAATCAAGATACAGTAATTAGTATTAGCTGTCAGGTTGGCccacagcatttctttcttttttaaaatcttgcgTATTGCCCATCCATCAGATACCCCAGCTTATACAATATAAAAATCTAGTgtaattacatttctgttatTAAGAATGTGTTACTCCAGTTTATAATCAAATCTCCACCCAAAACCATATCCTGATCTTTCATCACTGGCTGcattaaaatacactttcagaAGTAAAGTTCCTTAGTGAGCATAGAGACCACGCAGGGAATCTGCTTCTTCTCACTGAAGCGTGGATCATCAGACTGTGATTCAAAATTTGTGGCAACCACATAGTTGACCCGTGTGAGGATCTGCATGATCTCAAGTTGTTTTCCATGCTCATTTAGCACAGAGCACAGAGACTGCACAAACCAGGAGcctcttccaggattcctcCAGGAGTAATAACCTTACAGGAAAGACAGATAAGAAAGtacatgtgtttatttttcctctttttccttattatcTTGTGCTGAAGAATGGAATGGCAGAAAGGTATGTACTAATTTGCGTGAAAGATTCTGGGCAAAGAGTAACAATGCACACACAGAAAGTTTACTTCTTATCTTTTGTGTCACATAACCTACTTCATTAAAGTGGAGAATAATGTGTATTAACTCTCCAAACCACACACTACTAAAGTACCATtctatatttttgcatttgggaAACTGTAAGAAGTAagatttcatgtttttcctctctaagAATAAGTTTTGTGCTGTAACTGTTCCTCTTCCTGCCTTCATCACATATTCAACATACTCACTGAAGTGGGACATGGAAGGGCAGGATTCCCAGAAAATAGTGCTGCCTTCGCCACCTGTAATGTCTGTGTCTTCTCACCTGCCAAATCTGGGCTTTCTCCTGTTTCCGCTATAGCTAGTGTAAAAGTGGTGGATACAACACACTTGGCCCAATATACATCAGGCCTTAGTGTTTTGTTCATCGAGGTACAACGTATCATCAATGAGGGTCAGTCTACAGCCAAGTCAATACAGGTGATAATTTTTTAGGCTTCTGTCCCCACCCTGACCCCCTTTTCTTTACCTGGCACTGTGGaatatgcaaacagaaaatctgcttcTACTGGGATTTTGTATCTCGGATTGGCATCTGTTTCCAGAGTGTCATTTGCAGGTCCAGAGTCAGTTTGTATACCTTCATCAAATTCAGAGCCTCTGCATGCCTGAAAGCAGTGAAGACAAAGAGAAGTCGTCCAATAAGATGAAACAAGGtgttataaaaataagtattcattaacattttttaatgaatacagTTTTAAGCAGTACTTTGCATGTATTAGAAGCAGAAATGCAATTCTGGGGGACATCTAATTGTTCAGTGATAAAGTTACTAGCttacctattttaaaatatatatcccGTACAGTAAAGGGAGGTAATGGTGTTGCAGGCTGTGGATCTCAGTGGATTATCAAAGTGCCAAGTCAGCATTAGCTTATTCTAACCATGATTAATTTTACTAGTCTAGAGTCATCCTCAGCACTCAATTGTTACATAATGTCTTGTGCAGCGTGACTTCTGGACATTTTCTTTACAGTGGACTACACATTGTCTTTGGTTCCTGACATGCACTGCTGTAGCACTACATTTCACAGAATACCAAAACCACATCctgagatcatctagtccaattcCCTTTCTCAAGCAGGGACAGCTACAGCAGATGtccaggaccgtgtccagttGGGTCTGGAgtatctccacagatggagactctacaatctgggcaacctgttccagtgtttgaccaccccTTTCAAgtatattgcatttttaacatttttccatttctctcttttattcttaatttcCTCTTAATCATGCAGTTTAGCTAAAGGGCACTCTGGGACCACAGTCCAGGTTGGTAAGTTCCAGCTCTTGATCAGTAGCTTTGACTGACAGTTCTTGCAAAAAAATAGCAGTCTGATGGGTTTATATACCATGAGTTGGTTGCCTTTattaaagacaattttaaagGCAACAAAGTACCCATTCCAAACttacaattaaaagaaacatcacTTTAGTAGCATGAAGAgcctaaaataaacacagttttcACTTTGAGGTTGAGGATTAATTGATGGAACAGCCTAGGGAAAACCACATCTGCTGCAACTCCCATATGTACATAATACTATGATAAAAAAGATAATTCAGACCCATGGTATGTCAGTTAATACTGTTTGAAACAGCTGTCTTTAAAAGCTTAAGTAATATACAATTAATTATATGCTAATGCAATAATGCAATATACATTTTTAGGCTactgagggagagaaaaaatatttcttttagcaGAATGCAGTAATTTGTAGAGAAAAACTTTATTCAAAAAGACCTGGACAGTATTATTTCTATTGATAATCATGTACTGTCCTCAGCTCTGTCTGCATAAGAGGGAGTtcatctttctgctttgaagTTCATATATGACCAAGCACAAAGAGAAACCATGTACAAAATTACAACGGCAATATGTTCTTTACATCTGTGAATCTTGTatataaattatcttttaaaaacaaacaatacaaGTCACCCATAGTCAACTTCtctcaataaatattttcacaaattcTCCAGCAAAACTCAATAAGTTAACCTACAGGGCTCTTCTAGAGCAGACAATCAACATAGCACATTTTCCCCACTGCAGCAGTAGGATACTGTATTTACCTTAGGGCTATTacctgaatgaaaaataatttgggtttGCCTATAAGGCTTTTACACTTGTCTCCTCTGAATAGCGCAGTCAAACTCTTGATAGCCATGGGTCCATCAGTGCCATAGATGAGGCCTTCTTCCCCATGGCTTAGAAGGATACAGGCAAAACAAGCGGCATCACTGTGATTCTCCTCAGCAGCTAcaaatcaaatactttttagCCAAAAGgaagcaacattttaaatgaaaattatatttagcaGACACATTTTTCTGAGACTAAATATACATTGGGCCTCTACTGGAAGGCATAAGAAGGAGTGGATAAAGATGACACAACCCACTTTTTAGTGATGTGATGAGTACGTTGAATACACAAATGCATCCTTCACTTGACTCCGAGTCTAGCCCACTGGAGTCAACAGGCTGGGCTCTATCTAATATGACAAGGCTCTTCATCTAATACACAGGACAGGTGCTTCACCTAATATGACAAGAAAACTGTGTATTTCTGAATTGACGTTGGAGGAAGAGGTGGGGAATTAAGCCTAATCCATTCAGAAACTGAATCCTTCTATATAGAAAACCTCATATAGTGGGGACTAAGCAATCTGTTCTAATttgacctgctttgagcagggggtaGATTCAGTGACTTCCAGAGGTCTTTTCCActctaaattattctatgattctaaatttTTACCTTGCTTCAGTAATTTTTCCATATCATCACGGCTTCGGTCATTGTATGTGTAAACCTCAAAACCTAAGTTTCTAAAACTCTTAGCTAGATCTCCAGCATCTTTGTCAGTGCCATTGCGTGTACCCAttcctgccagaaaacaaagaatatgGTTGATTGCACATGACACAATTCGAAATAATTCACGTGTTCAAAGGTAAATTTTTAGGTTTATAATAAACCTAAACAATGTCATGGTgacatgattttaaaacaatccTCTAACAGCATTTCCAACATGGAGAACAAATTGTGagatttgttttaatgcaaaataatgcaaGGTTCAATGTTAACACGTATCTTATCCTGAAAAATGTTGGCATGCCTCCAGCACCTTGCAACATAGGACCTCTATGGATGATTCTATCTCCTTTTGGTTATGCAGTGTAACATATGCATAAAGCACCCCAAGGAAAAACTGTTGAAAAGGGTCCCTATGATACCCACATAAAAGCAACTGATGTAAATTCTTTGGAGTAAACACTTCATTTAGTGTGTTTGCCAAGTGTATAGGAAAAGACCTATAAAGCTGACTATAACACAAGTATCTGACTGCTTTGAAACTGTACATGGTCTGAAAAGTTAAATGCAGGAGTGTCAACAGAGCACAGCTACAGCTATTAGCTTTTGTAGCTCATGGCTGTAGCTCAGGGACAGAGAAGTTATAACATGGGCTGCAGATGCCAAAGTTCAAATTTTAACAACACAGCCTTAAACTCTGGGACAAAGGTTTAGCTTGAAGTTGGCAGAGCAAGGTGACATGCTCTTTGAAACATACGgcaaagaagctgcaaaaagcCGCTCTAATATAAGTGTTAAAGAACAGGAATAAATTGTAGGAACAACTATTTctcaaaaaagataaatatattcattaaaattccatgtcttaaaaataaaatgcttattGCTTAATGAAAGTATAAAAATTCTAAAGTCTGTAATGAGTATCATCAAAGAAAGAAGATTACCTGTTTTGTCTTcaaaatttttgttgtttataaTAATACATTTGCCAACTTTCTTGTAGTCCATATTATACTGGAATGTGGGTGTAACAATTCGGTACTGATTACTGAGAGAGGACTTTGGCTGTTCTTCTTctccattcttcttttttctaggTGAACCAAATGAAATTATTGTTAGTGGCCTGTCGCAGTGTGCCTATTTATCTTAATTCAAACAATTCGGGCAGCCCTAcccaatgttttttcttctctaatgtttgttttcttccttcatatTTCAGATCGAGGCATAAAGATCTTGTGATTTCCGTGAAGTGATTATTGTATGCGATTGGATGCTGATGATGGTAAAACGACTCCAGAGTGAACTGCAACCGACAGTAGTATACACAGATCCTGACCCACAGACAAAACAAATAGCCTAAACATGAAGTCAGGCTGGCAGTAACCTTTTGCAAACTATGGTTCTGgacatattttacttttactaTAAATAATTCATGGAAGGACAGACAGATCTCCCTTCATAACTATTCCAAGCACAAGAAGATACACAGTTTGCCCAATGGCATGATAGGATTTGTTTATTGAATCACCATCATGCCTAAATTCTCTGAAGATTAAGACAGAGCAGTAGGTAGTTTCTACTGATAAATGTTATAGTTGTAAACAGGTCATGTGCTAATTTGGTCTGCCAAATAGCAGTCTGAACCTATGCAAAAAACTAAGCACATTTTAGTGTAATCATCAATACCTGAAGCTCacgtagaaaaaaaaaaacctcaaacaaaatGAGCTATAAATATTCTATGTTAATATGACTGTGTACTGACCTTTCTGCTATGTGCAGGAGTCTTAGATTGGATTAGAAAGAGATGCAAAGGGATAGCACAGACATTACTCACCAATTTATTCTAAATGAAGTATTAAGAACAAATCAATTACAGCTAGCATGCACGCCTGAAGTACAAGCTTGAAGAACTCAGCAGCACTTGCTTTTAGAGGTCGACTTTCTGGTCCAAGCAGGTGGCTTCAGATGTCGGTAAGATCTCCTCAAGCAGAACTGAAGCCAGTGAGAGCCTATAAAGGGTCTGATTCAACCTCAGAACTACAAACAAGCTTTGGAGCAAGCCCAGTTAGAAGCAATGCTCAGGAAAGGGCAGAAGTAGTTATCAGCACCTCTCTTACTTATTTGGTCCAGCATCCTGCTTCCAATAGTATTTATTGCTGATGTCTGAGAGGAAAACATAACCTACTTTCGCAGCACAAATAACTGTataatacaggttttttttaacaaaattagaTTTTTCCCATAATCTCAATTAATTTAAGTACTTTCACTATTCTCACTCTCAC includes:
- the CASP7 gene encoding caspase-7 isoform X1 — its product is MSGDQRVDSSTQEGGDEDHDDVVDAKPDRSSRFSLFGKKKKNGEEEQPKSSLSNQYRIVTPTFQYNMDYKKVGKCIIINNKNFEDKTGMGTRNGTDKDAGDLAKSFRNLGFEVYTYNDRSRDDMEKLLKQAAEENHSDAACFACILLSHGEEGLIYGTDGPMAIKSLTALFRGDKCKSLIGKPKLFFIQACRGSEFDEGIQTDSGPANDTLETDANPRYKIPVEADFLFAYSTVPGYYSWRNPGRGSWFVQSLCSVLNEHGKQLEIMQILTRVNYVVATNFESQSDDPRFSEKKQIPCVVSMLTKELYF
- the CASP7 gene encoding caspase-7 isoform X2, with protein sequence MSGDQRVDSSTQEGGDEDHDDVVDAKPDRSSRFSLFGKKKKKNGEEEQPKSSLSNQYRIVTPTFQYNMDYKKVGKCIIINNKNFEDKTGMGTRNGTDKDAGDLAKSFRNLGFEVYTYNDRSRDDMEKLLKQAAEENHSDAACFACILLSHGEEGLIYGTDGPMAIKSLTALFRGDKCKSLIGKPKLFFIQACRGSEFDEGIQTDSGPANDTLETDANPRYKIPVEADFLFAYSTVPGYYSWRNPGRGSWFVQSLCSVLNEHGKQLEIMQILTRVNYVVATNFESQSDDPRFSEKKQIPCVVSMLTKELYF